From a region of the Dermatophagoides farinae isolate YC_2012a chromosome 3, ASM2471394v1, whole genome shotgun sequence genome:
- the LOC124494630 gene encoding cell adhesion molecule Dscam1-like, which translates to MPNGELHVHRIENDDDDNADDNVHIANNNNNDHHHHHPQRQLQNQNNNERHRKLMFRCQTKHMLSGNTKLSANYGRLIVTEPQTNMPPKIIATTSAISTNGGGEKPIIIANVGQTIELPCVAQAQPWPLFTWYRATPTSNDFQSSHHSLLSSVIAVNRLQRLQVWKFQVPPNDKSIVINDKNELLNGDQYITPYRLSRAGRFVQVDSSLFIRDATVADSGLYVCVANNSLGEDRIEMELVVKAPLSVTMIPSHILASDGDTVTFNCTITGGSPIQQIHWRRNARPLMVAQATTTSARQHPNHRVHLLHQDRMLQIRQVRREDRGMFQCIVSNEFESVQASGELALADDPPTFITVFTITEPLRPGKSFSVKCSATGTPLPQIVWTLDGAPLVENGRIRVGDYVNGDGIVNSFVNISSLRAEDGGIYSCTASNDVHSISHSGRINVYGPAFVRQMKNLTVISGHTVHLHCPAAGYPLESIVWFKKSSSSDQGNRLPQNHRHKSLLNGTLVIEKIERNTDEGAYRCVVNGPNGSSSASAELFIRILVAPVISPFSPPPNLREGMRVMLTCSVVEGDSPVLIHFLKDGEPIHDTQSRSDLRRVKLDVTNEFSATLFISSVVAEDSGNYTCIASNMAAVTTYSIVVKVNVPPKWKIPPTDTEAIEGQNVVIDCSASGEPRIWWERAHDKSQSLASFSGLSSSSISPTNGEQATIVHYFRTVVSNSHMHTLENGSLMIRDVTEEDSGVYLCQANNGVGSGLSKVITLKVHVPAHFKSKFSAHTVQRGDSTEFSCDAYGELPVSMQVAKDRMPLDFGSVFDRLSSDPSLEQQTLHTDNRYQLLKRVTGQSDRAITSYIVRITNVDRRDSSLFTCLATNNFGKDEYNFQLIVQEPPGKPENVHVLELDSRSAVIAWSQPYSGNSPVIAFHAEYRQWLETLPPWHHLDATAELQQQIINEQNGKLHQPSSKPPGTIFRQTLVGTESSISLRSLKPMTTYEVRIQAENKLGFGPFQMPPLKITTKEEAPSGPPLNIHVYPSSAHSLQVTFQPPRVDHQNGQILGYYVGYKAVDLDEHFMFKKVVEEKSLQPSTQSKEVKITDLRRATKYLVIVQAFNRIGPGPQSEEIIGETLVNDPPRAPILTSVNVNYDSVELSWSIETTDDSYAAEQQTSNSNVPEITGYFLYAKSSQSGEWEERQVDSQQNSYTFTNLLCGTQYQFYVIAYNNVGKGDPSQAIAVRTKGSVPIAPKNWNSFITVNSTVAMIRLDAWLVNGCEIKYFVLKYRPRIDSDWLVDSSKISPREQRFVELVDLRPATWYLLNMAALTDMGTTEETYMFATLTMNGETIPPIETISRTLKSANSISASSGSMDPGGGANTLSSMQSLTIVIPATCSVIVLTVIILVACFVLGTKRSSQQFESTILTAIGARNGSNNSHHHTSLNGTPSHIHAHISDQLSTTYCPTPATGDLSNEPRYSTGLLNNNLDHYGFCTGNNGNNNVNNEIASAKCMINGTPTMLATNNSTNSIEMIHSATLGYATLKKQRSNLQTMKSMLDSDIKNFDLSIPLSLADNSTTTSTATTMATSTTTCLDSKLCDMNKISDSSNLLTVQATLCGNNSNETNDTNNTVHYFQTPYALSHLPNNSNNNNNNDQCINKCNTVNNNNANTDMGNDQISELSCLNAAYTANNAYTLQPNTKNHQHHHSDNHHSHVYDLPFPPKWV; encoded by the exons ATGCCGAATGGTGAGCTTCATGTACATcgtattgaaaatgatgatgatgacaatgctgatgataatgtccatattgctaataataataacaatgatcatcaccatcatcatcctcaacGACAACTACAaaatcagaataataatgaacgaCATAGAAAATTAATGTTTCGTTGCCAAACTAAACATATGCTCAGTGGAAATACTAAACTAAGTGCCAATTATGGACGTTTAATCGTCACAG AACCTCAGACGAATATGCCGCCAAAAATTATCGCTACCACATCAGCTATATCCACCAATGGAGGTGGTGaaaaaccaataataatagctAATGTTGGTCAAACAATCGAGTTGCCTTGTGTGGCCCAAGCACAACCTTGGCCATTATTCACATGGTATCGTGCCACACCAACCTCAAACGATTTCCAGTCTTCCCATCATAGTTTACTATCGTCGGTAATCGCTGTAAACAGATTACAACGGCTCCAGGTATGGAAATTTCAAGTTCCACCAAACGACAAATCAATTGTTATCAATGACAAGAATGAATTGCTCAACGGAGATCAGTACATAACACCATATCGCCTTAGTCGTGCTGGTAGATTCGTTCAAGTGGATAGTTCGCTTTTCATTCGTGATGCAACCGTTGCCGATTCTGGTCTTTACGTCTGTGTTGCCAACAATTCACTGGGCGAAGATCGCATCGAAATGGAATTGGTTGTCAAGGCTCCGTTGAGTGTAACCATGATTCCATCACACATATTAGCTTCCGATGGCGACACTGTCACATTCAATTGCACGATAACCGGAGGCTCGCCtattcaacaaattcattggcGTAGGAATGCCCGGCCATTAATGGTGGCtcaagcaacaacaacgagtGCTCGTCAACATCCTAACCATCGTGTGCATTTATTGCACCAGGATCGAATGCTTCAGATCCGTCAAGTTCGTCGTGAAGACCGTGGCATGTTT CAATGCATCGTCagcaatgaatttgaatcggTTCAAGCCAGTGGTGAGTTGGCATTGGCTGATGATCCTCCAACGTTCATCACGGTTTTCACGATCACGGAACCACTGCGCCCTGGTAAATCTTTCTCGGTCAAATGTTCAGCTACGGGAACACCTTTGCCGCAGATTGTCTGGACGCTTGATGGTGCTCCATTGGTCGAAAATGGACGAATTCGAGTTGGTGATTACGTTAATGGCGACGGTATTGTCAACAGCTTCGTCAACATAAGTTCTCTTCGTGCAGAAGATGGTGGCAT ATATTCGTGCACAGCGTCCAACGACGTTCACTCGATTAGTCACTCTGGCCGCATTAACGTCTACGGACCGGCATTCGTACGTCAAATGAAAAACCTGACTGTCATTTCCGGTCACACAGTCCATCTGCATTGTCCGGCGGCTGGTTATCCACTTGAATCGATTGTCTGGTTCAAAAAGTCGTCGTCTAGTGATCAAGGCAACCGTTTGCCACAGAACCATCGCCATAAGTCGCTGCTGAATGGCACGCTGGTCATCGAAAAAATCGAACGTAACACGGATGAAGGAGCTTACCGTTGTGTGGTGAATGGGCCCAACGGCTCCAGTTCGGCCAGTGCTGAGCTGTTCATTCGAATTCTGGTTGCACCCGTCATCAGCCCTTTCAGTCCACCACCCAATCTTAGAGAAGGCATGCGAGTAATGCTTACCTGTTCGGTAGTCGAGGGCGATTCTCCAGTTCTAATCCATTTCCTGAAGGATGGTGAGCCTATCCACGACACCCAAAGCAGAAGCGACTTACGCAGAGTCAAGTTGGATGTAACCAACGAATTTTCGGCCACCTTGTTCATATCTTCAGTGGTTGCTGAAGACTCTGGAAACTATACCTGCATCGCATCCAACATGGCAGCTGTCACAACATACTCGATTGTCGTCAAAGTCAACG TGCCTCCCAAATGGAAAATTCCGCCTACTGATACCGAAGCCATAGAAGGCCAAAATGTGGTCATTGATTGTTCGGCCAGCGGTGAGCCTCGAATCTGGTGGGAACGGGCTCATGACAAATCCCAGAGCTTAGCTTCCTTTTCCGGCCTATCTTCGTCGTCGATAAGTCCAACCAACGGAGAACAAGCGACTATCGTTCATTACTTCCGCACTGTGGTCAGCAACTCTCACATGCATACCCTGGAAAATGGTAGTCTCATGATTCGTGACGTGACTGAAGAAGATTCCGGCGTCTATCTCTGTCAAGCCAACAATGGCGTAGGCTCGGGATTGAGCAAAGTTATCACACTCAAAGTCCATG TGCCTGCACACTTCAAAAGTAAATTCTCGGCTCACACCGTTCAGAGAGGAGATTCTACAGAATTCTCTTGCGATGCCTATGGCGAATTGCCCGTTTCGATGCAAGTTGCCAAGGACAGAATGCCACTCGACTTTGGCTCTGTGTTTGATCGGTTATCATCGGATCCGTCGCTTGAACAGCAGACACTGCACACAGATAATCGATATCAATTGCTGAAACGAGTTACAGGTCAGTCGGATAGAGCAATCACTTCATACATTGTCCGTATCACAAACGTCGATCGCCGTGATTCTTCACTGTTCACGTGCTTGGCCACCAATAATTTCGGCAAGGATGAATACAACTTTCAACTGATAGTCCAAG aACCACCTGGAAAGCCGGAAAACGTGCACGTGTTGGAACTAGACAGTCGGTCTGCTGTTATTGCTTGGTCCCAGCCATATTCTGGAAACAGCCCGGTCATTGCATTTCATGCAGAGTATCGCCAATGGTTGGAAACATTGCCTCCATGGCATCATTTGGATGCAACAGCCGAACTACAGCAGCAGATTATAAACGAACAAAATGGTAAACTACACCAGCCATCATCGAAGCCGCCAGGTACAATATTCCGTCAAACTTTGGTGGGAACAGAATCGTCAATCAGTCTTCGTTCTCTCAAGCCAATGACCACCTATGAAGTTCGAATTCAAGCCGAAAACAAATTGGGTTTTGGTCCATTTCAGATGCCACCACTTAAGATCACAACTAAAGAAGAAG CACCATCTGGTCCTCCGTTAAACATTCATGTGTATCCATCAAGTGCACATTCGCTACAGGTGACATTCCAACCGCCTCgggttgatcatcaaaatggtCAGATTCTGGGCTACTATGTCGGCTACAAAGCGGTCGATCTGGATGAACACTTCATGTTTAAGAAAGTTGTTGAGGAAAAATCCTTACAGCCTTCGACTCAAAGCAAAGAGGTGAAGATTACTGATCTTCGTCGCGCGACAAAGTATTTGGTCATCGTCCAGGCTTTCAATAG AATCGGCCCTGGACCACAATCGGAGGAGATCATCGGTGAGACTCTTGTGAACGATCCGCCGCGAGCACCAATTTTGACATCGGTCAACGTCAACTACGATTCAGTTGAGCTTAGCTGGTCGATCGAAACAACCGACGATTCGTACGCTGCAGAGCAGCAAACATCCAACTCGAACGTACCAGAAATCACCGGTTACTTCCTGTATGCAAAGTCTTCCCAATCTGGAGAGTGGGAAGAGCGACAAGTTGATTCGCAACAGAATTCATACACGTTCACGAATCTATTGTGTGGCACACAATATCAGTTCTATGTTATTGCCTACAATAACGTAGGTAAAGGCGATCCTAGTCAGGCGATTGCTGTTAGAACCAAAGGATCTG TACCGATAGCGCCTAAAAATTGGAATTCTTTCATTACGGTCAACTCAACCGTAGCAATGATTCGTCTGGATGCCTGGCTCGTGAACGGATGTGAGATCAAATACTTTGTGCTCAAGTATCGACCGAGAATCGATTCCGATTGGCTTGTCGATTCATCGAAAATCTCACCTCGAGAACAACGTTTCGTTGAATTAGTGGATTTGCGACCAGCAACATGGTATCTGCTTAACATGGCTGCTTTGACAGACATGGGGACCACTGAGGAAACCTACATGTTCGCTACATTGACCATGAATGGTGAAACGATTCCACCAATAGAAACTATTTCACGCACATTAAAATCGGCCAATTCTATATCGGCATCTTCGGGCTCTATGGACCCAGGCGGTGGAGCGAATACGCTTAGTTCAATGCAATCATTGACCATTGTCATACCGGCAACTTGTTCTGTGATAGTTCTCACTGTGATAATTCTAGTCgcctgttttgttttgggcACCAAACGTTCTTCTCAACAATTTGAAAGTACAATTCTTACAGCCATTGGTGCACGAAACGGTAGTAacaattctcatcatcatacgaGTCTTAATGGAACGCCTTCTCATATTCATGCCCATATTTCTGATCAATTATCCACAACATATTGTCCAACGCCGGCAACCGGTGATTTAAGTAATGAGCCACGTTATAGTACCGgattattgaacaacaatcTTGACCATTATGGTTTCTGTACTGGGAATAACGGAAACAATAATGTAAACAATGAGATTGCATCAGCTAAATGTATGATTAATGGAACGCCAACGATGCTGGCTACTAATAATTCAactaattcaattgaaatgatacATTCAGCTACATTGGGCTATGCaactttgaaaaaacaacgtTCCAATCTGcaaacaatgaaatcaatgCTAGATTCagatattaaaaattttgatctaTCCATACCATTGTCATTGGCAGATAATTCTACAACAACATCTACGGCAACAACTATGGccacatcaacaacaacatgccTGGATTCGAAACTTTGtgatatgaataaaatatcaGATTCCTCTAATTTATTGACGGTACAAGCAACATTATGCGGTAATAATTCTAACGAAACTAACGATACAAATAATACGGTTCATTACTTTCAAACACCATATGCTCTATCACATTTGCCtaataacagcaacaacaataacaataatgaccaATGTATCAATAAATGTAACAccgtgaataataataatgctaaTACTGACATGggaaatgatcaaatatcTGAACTATCATGTCTAAATGCTGCATACACTGCCAATAACGCCTATACTTTACaaccaaatacaaaaaatcatcaacatcatcatagtgataatcatcatagcCATGTATATGATTTGCCATTTCCACCAAAATGGGTTTGA